A window of Glycine soja cultivar W05 chromosome 2, ASM419377v2, whole genome shotgun sequence genomic DNA:
aaaatctaaataattataagaaaatcaatAACCAAATGTACAAAACTTAATCACTGTACTATGCACAAATTGTCACCAAGAGCATCGAGGACAGAATAGAAGCACTGCCATCAATCATGTAGCTCGTTATTTCTCATCAACACAAGCTTCAAGAGAAAAACACAGTTAAGATGAGACaaaaaaagcttaaaaaaaaaacagcaaactCAATGCACTTGACATTCCTTCAAACTACTATGCCCCTCCTCAAAAagcaaaggaaaagaaaaatggcAAATTAACCATGCTGATTATGcagaataaaattattgataatgCAGTTTGAAGTAGGAAAGCTAAACTGTACATATTGGAATCAAAAGAAAAGGTCAATTTTGTTCTCCTTTTATATATAGAACAAATTAACAGCAAAGATGAGAACACACACATATGTATATAATCATAGATCAAGTGTTTAGAAGccttatatatatttacaattgaATTAGTAATAAATATTCAACCCCTAACagcaaaatataagaaaatgagTACTTGGTAAAGAACTCCCAtccacaaaaaacaaaaataaaatatttcaattttgaaatcaaCTAAACCAAATACTGATATTAAATTCAATCCTAAAACAACATAAATCAGCATAAAGCCGTGAAAGAGATTTTTTCTTAGATTTAGGACAAGAGAAGAGGTAAATATAATTCCCAAGAAAAGCAAGCGAAGAAAGCGAGAGGACCAAACAGAATACTAATGTGAAACTCCAAAACAGAGGTAGCAGCTTCTTAAAGAAAGGCTGAAGTGCACAACACAAAGgctgaaataaaagaaaaagttgcaTGCAAAACAACAGATCACGAAACTGCAGTGCCCGCGTGAAACATAAGCTAGCTAGTGTGAAAATGAAGCTTATGCAGGATTAAGTCAGACTCCACAGATCGTAGGCATCTTCAATTGAACTAAAACAAGAGAGTGAGGGAGAGAAAGGTAGGACAAAAGGGGACACAAGGCAATGAAAGAGTGCAAGAAATGTCTCTCTGATTCTCTTGAAGAAACTTCTCAATGGTTTCTTTCTCCAAAGTTTAtgcatatttaaatttacataagTTTTAAAAGTTCTCCCAACAAAAATCCACAATGGTCATTAGGCTTTTACGACCAGAAAATCTTCTAGAAAAGCTTCTAAAGCACAGTAGCACTGTTTGAATATTAAGCTCTGGAATTTATACAGCACATGTTGATGTTATCCCTTCCTCCAACTCAATTTCAGCAATCCATGAATCAATcccttttttccctttttcttatcTAACTTCCAGCTCAAACAATACAAGGGAgaaccaacaaaaataaaataaaatcacaagAAATACTTCCTTGTGTAATCAACACTGAACAATTCCCAAATAGCTAGAACCACTATACATTTATTGATCCAATTCCCAAATAATAGGAGTGTATAAACTCCTCAATTGACCATACATGAGCAAACATCAAAagttaaaactaaaacaaactTGATAggtaatcaaaaggaaaaaaaaaaaaaactttgatgcAGTTCCTTAGGAGCTTTACTACTATTTTCAAATAAGAATTGAAGTTCCACACTTCCACTTCAAGTAACCCTCGTAATAAAGGTTTGCATTTTAAGGTCAACATAAGTTACCAAGCTAAAAAACTCTAACTTTGATTAGAAAACACAACCAAAATCACCTAAAAAACCGCATCTTAGACTCTTAGTTTAATCCTAATCAAAATTCACCAATTCCATTTCATCCAGAAGAACGACCACACTAGACCTAGAAAACGTTAAACCATCAATGTCAACACCTATTACCCCACCCCAGATaaaaattcccacaaaaaaacaacacttttcacaAGCAGTCCATGAACCCAATTGAAACAAAACAGCGATCCCCCTCCtaccaaacaaaaaacaaaacaaagaatgaaaaactaaataaaCCAAGAATCAAAAGGGGTTATTACTTACTAGAGagatagttagttagttacttaCCACCACAGCAAAAGCAGCAGTAGCAGCAGGAGAGAACCAACAACAATTCCTGGAACAGGGAAGAGACCGAGCCAGCTTCGCAATTGAGGAGGTTGGGTGCGTCACCGTTGTTATTGTTGCCATGATCCTGGTTTTCGTTTTCCAGAAGTTTCTGTTCCGTCGAGGATTGTTGTTGGTTCTTTTCCGCTTTCATTCTCTGGTAGTTCCATTCGAGCCTTTTGAGGTATGAATCCTTGAAGGAATCTCGGAGATTCTTTGTCGGCCATAGATGCATGTCTCAATTGAAGTTGATAAATTATATCAATTTcgggttttgaattttgattctcTCTCTATGCGCTATTGCTAATAGCCTAGTAGTTGGACTCGGAGCTTGAGTTGAGGTTGGAAGAGTAGAAAAGTCAGAGATAGATAACAAGAGTTATGATATTTAGCTAGTGTTTGGTTTAAAAATTGGTGCAAACCTCTTCTTTACTTTATGACAaatatttcatttctttctatttttacatatatttcatttcttcaaatcaaactcaaatatttcaattatatcAACACCCCATTAACACTCTCAATTTCTCTTCATCTCTCTCTTAAATATTTCTCTCATTTCTCTTCTTATCTCTCTCAAGATTATATATACCTTTTGGGGGTgtttaaatataacttttcataaaagtaaaatcaaaatttaattttattataatcataaatttaaggAAAATTTATGTTTGTAATTCGTAtactttgagaaaaaaaattctacagCCTCCATTGTGCATTGAATTTACACGaatgtataatatttattttatattgataaaagtaaatataatagatcatttttaaataaaaatagtaataacaTTATTACTTTaggtaaattatataaaataattataataaaatatttaataaaaacactaaaatagttttattattattttgagtatattttatttgtattgacTGTATTCAATAcaatatatttgtttatatatgacAATATATacccttttaataaaaaatatacttattagTAAAATTTGTGCTtagaacttttaattaatttgttttatttttcaatttttgtcttctaacttccaaacatttttttcttgaaataaaAATCTCTTGTCTTCTCCATTACATAGTTCAACCTATATCCCACCATTTTTTATGATTCAAAGCTTTTTTTGTTTGGCGAATACTTATACAGAAACAAGGAGTAGCTTTAGTTGAACAAATCCCAATGGAAATTTGGTCTAATTCCATGTGTTTTGAAGTTGAACATAGCTcaacaaaaattcattgatgCGCGAACAGTACAATGAATTTTAACTCGTTTACTTAATTTGTGTTATTTACTCCGAAACACTCAAGAATCATACATTGAGGTTTCAAATATGAAAATCTCTCTAGACAATCATACTTATAGAGGTTTGTGGTCTTTGAGACGAAGTTGTTATTGTATAGGTTTGGGCCCAAAAACCAAGTGGCTTGTAATAAAGGTTGGGGAACCTCTCCCTTTTTTACCATTCTACCCTTCTCCCTTTTTCCTACACATCCAACCCTTCTCCCTTGGTCTCCCTTCGTCTCTCATTTCTTCCATCACTTCTCCacctcttttcttctctcttgtCTCCCTCATACCACTCAACCTAGTAATTTGTTTTACACAACGGAATCATGATTTCATGGTGTGTTGAATTTGata
This region includes:
- the LOC114383674 gene encoding uncharacterized protein LOC114383674, giving the protein MHLWPTKNLRDSFKDSYLKRLEWNYQRMKAEKNQQQSSTEQKLLENENQDHGNNNNGDAPNLLNCEAGSVSSLFQELLLVLSCCYCCFCCGGGGSLFCFNWVHGLLVKSVVFLWEFLSGVG